From the genome of Anabrus simplex isolate iqAnaSimp1 chromosome X, ASM4041472v1, whole genome shotgun sequence, one region includes:
- the LOC136886356 gene encoding dynein light chain 2, cytoplasmic — translation MSDRKAVIKNADMSEEMQQDAVDCATQALEKYNIEKDIAAFIKKEFDKKYNPTWHCIVGRNFGSYVTHETRHFIYFYLGQVAILLFKSG, via the exons ATGTCGGACCGCAAGGCTGTAATCAAAAATGCGGATATGTCCGAGGAAATGCAGCAAGATGCAGTGGACTGTGCGACGCAGGCTCTTGAAAAGTATAATATTGAGAAG GATATTGCTGCCTTCATTAAAAAGGAGTTCGACAAGAAGTACAATCCAACGTGGCATTGCATAGTAGGCCGTAATTTTGGCAGCTATGTTACTCACGAGACCAGGCATTTTATCTACTTTTACCTGGGACAAGTTGCTATCCTGCTTTTCAAGAGCGGGTAG